A DNA window from Streptomyces sp. CA-278952 contains the following coding sequences:
- a CDS encoding quaternary amine ABC transporter ATP-binding protein produces MSRTETLKATGPAGNAASAGNTANPVFSVRDLWKVFGPKADRIPGGEHAALPPAELRAATGCTAAVRDVSFDVRKGEVFVVMGLSGSGKSTLVRCLTRLIEPTSGTIAIDGEDVLAMDRSRLRELRRHRAAMVFQHFGLLPHRTVLDNVAYGLEIQGLSKSERRAKAAELVAKVGLAGLEDRRPSQLSGGQQQRVGLARALAVDPSVLLFDEPFSALDPLIRREMQDEVVRLHREEGRTMVFITHDLSEALRLGTRIALMRDGGIVQLGTPEEIVGSPADDYVREFVRDVPREQVLTVATAMRPALAGESERGPAVRPGATVYEAIEAVSRSGDPAARVMDGGRLVGVVDHACLLDVVAGTTGPGHATVTASASASGAPDTPAGPDAPDGSREVTR; encoded by the coding sequence ATGAGCAGAACCGAGACCCTCAAGGCCACCGGGCCCGCCGGGAACGCCGCGTCCGCCGGGAACACGGCGAACCCCGTGTTCTCCGTACGCGACCTCTGGAAGGTCTTCGGCCCCAAGGCCGACCGGATCCCCGGCGGCGAGCACGCCGCGCTCCCGCCCGCCGAACTGCGTGCCGCCACCGGCTGCACCGCCGCCGTGCGCGACGTCTCCTTCGACGTCCGCAAGGGCGAGGTCTTCGTCGTCATGGGGCTGTCGGGCTCCGGCAAGTCGACCCTCGTACGCTGTCTGACCCGGCTGATCGAGCCCACCAGCGGCACCATCGCCATCGACGGCGAGGACGTCCTCGCGATGGACCGCTCCCGGCTGCGCGAACTGCGCCGCCACCGCGCGGCGATGGTCTTCCAGCACTTCGGACTGCTGCCGCACCGCACGGTGTTGGACAACGTCGCCTACGGCCTGGAGATCCAGGGTCTGAGCAAGTCCGAACGCCGCGCCAAGGCGGCGGAGTTGGTGGCGAAGGTCGGTCTCGCGGGTCTGGAGGACCGCCGCCCTTCGCAGCTCTCCGGCGGCCAGCAGCAGCGCGTCGGGCTCGCCCGCGCGCTCGCCGTCGACCCGTCCGTCCTCCTCTTCGACGAGCCGTTCAGCGCGCTGGACCCGCTGATCCGCCGCGAGATGCAGGACGAGGTGGTCCGGCTGCACCGCGAGGAGGGCCGCACCATGGTCTTCATCACCCACGACCTCAGCGAGGCACTGCGCCTGGGCACCCGGATCGCGCTGATGCGCGACGGCGGCATCGTCCAGCTCGGCACCCCCGAGGAGATCGTGGGCTCGCCCGCGGACGACTACGTGCGCGAGTTCGTCCGCGACGTGCCGCGCGAGCAGGTCCTCACCGTCGCCACGGCCATGCGGCCCGCGCTCGCCGGGGAGAGCGAGCGCGGCCCGGCCGTACGCCCCGGGGCCACCGTGTACGAGGCCATCGAAGCGGTCTCCCGCTCCGGCGATCCCGCCGCCCGGGTGATGGACGGCGGCCGGCTCGTCGGCGTCGTCGACCACGCGTGCCTGCTCGACGTCGTCGCGGGAACGACCGGACCCGGCCACGCGACCGTGACCGCCTCCGCCTCCGCGTCCGGCGCCCCGGACACCCCCGCCGGCCCCGACGCGCCGGACGGCTC